The genomic DNA GCCCGCTTCTCGACATGCCAATAGACCATTACGCCGCGCCCTCCATAACGAACATGCCATTCCGTGAGCAGATTCTGGTCCCAGGCACCCAGTTGCTTGGAGTCCGAGGCGCAGGCCGTGGTGGCCTCGCCCCAGATTTGGGACAGGCGGACCTCCAGGGTGGCGTTCACCACCCGGGCAATGGCCTGGCGCAGGCCTTCGAGAGAAAGGAAGCGCCGCCTGACATAGAGCAGGTCCTTGGCCGAGTCGTCGGCATGGCCGGTAGCCATGGGCTTGAGGCCGGTATTGGTGCCAAGCCCGTAGAGGCAAAGCAGGAGGCGACGACGCAGCACGCGGCGGTCCAGGTGCTCGCGCTCCGTGCCGCTCCTCAGGCACTGCGCGAAGCCCACCTGATGGTCGGTTTCCTTCAGGACATCGAGCAGGCTGGTCATCGGCCAGCGTCGCGCCACCTCGGCCTTGAGCGCCCCCAGATTTTCCGGCTCGGCCTGGGGCTCGAAGGGCGAGACCGCGATCCAGCCGCCTTTTTTCTGTAATATCTTGACCCTTGGGTTGGCCGGCATCCCCTCATTCAAGGCCGCCAACGAGTGGTCCATCTCCTCTCTGAGGGCTGCGGTGAAGGCCTTGGGATCCAGGAGGAGGCCCAGATCCGAGTAGTAGGCCTCCCGTCGGGCTTCGAAGTCTTGTGGCAGATCCTCCTCGGGATTCCGGTAGCGGCGGCTGCCCACCACCCAGATTTCCCGACACCGCAGTTGCTCCCGCAGCGCCTTGAGCACGCAGATTTCATAGGCGATACGGTTGATCCTGGGCGGGGTGCCGTCGTCGTCGAGCACCAGCGGCATCCAGGCGGGACGGACCACGCCCTCGGTGACCACCGTTGTCCCCTTGGGGTACGACGATCCCTTGCACCACAGGTGGGCCTTGAGCACGGCCAGGGCTTCCATCACCGGCTGATGTCGGGCGTTCCCGCACCTGAACTCCAGGACGTCCAGCAGTTCCGGCAGGATCCGGCGATAATGGGACCGGTATGAGCGCTTGAGCACAGTTCGCACGGTCTCCTTGTAGCCCGGCCCGGAGGCCTGTATCTCCTGAAGCAGGGCCTTCAGGAGCTGTTGCGAGGCCACTGGAAAGATGACCTGGTTGACCACGCCTTCCGGCGCGTTCAGAGATGCGTCCGCCATGCGGGCCAGCAGCCCGAGCTTGCCGGGGACCTTCTGGAACTGGCTGGCCAGCCCCTCTTCAACCTTGTGTTCCGCCCGCTTGCTCATCTTGTGGATGAGTTCCACAAGCAAATCAACGAGATGGTCGGTCAGCTCCTCGGCCCTGCGATGCAGGAAGGCGGCCATGAGCGTGGCCTGGAGCGGCCCGCTGTGCCGGCGAAGCTCATGGGGCTCTTCGACCGAGGCTCGTTTGACGTACCTGTCCAAGGCCTTGGGCTGGACGCCTGCGAAGAGTCCGGCCGGAAGCCCGACCTCCCGCACAAGCAGCAGCCGGGCGGCGGCCTCCTTGACGCTCGCCACGCTCGGCTTGCCCGGATCGGCTTTCAGGGTTTGCCAAGCCGTCCATTCGGAGGCCTCAGCCGCAGACGGCAAGGGCGTCAACAGCCCGGCGAGACGCGCCAAGACGGGCGGGGGCAATTGATGGTGGATGCTTTGGCTGAAGCGGACTTCGTGGGCATGGGCTGCAGCCCGGATGTGGCGCTTGAGCCGCTCCGGAGCAGGCGGTTCTATCCGCAGGGTCCGGCAGCGGTCCAAAGCCGCTTCCTTCAGCCGGTCGTAGCGCTGCTCCGCAGGCAGCACCTCCGCCAGGAGCCAGGCTTCCAGCGCCCGCGCATCCTCAACGGTGGCTTCGCGAAACCCGGCCCAGCTGCGGATCTCGGCTCGATGCCGGCGAATGGTGGGGCCATCCCAGGGATACTGCCGCCAGTCCGCTGCAGGGACCTGGGTTTGCTCGGCAAGGAAGGCGACGGCCTGATCTGGCATCTCGTGAGCAGCCGTCGGAAAACGCCCTTCCAGCTGGAAGAATTTCAGCAGCAGCGAGAATCCCAGGCGAGTGGCCCCGCTCTTGTTGCGGAGCAGACCCGATTCCGGAGGCAGGAGTCCCCAGTGCAGCTCCAGCTCGTCCCGGCTCCAGCATCGCTTCACAAAAACCTCCGGATTGTGCACATTGAACTCTACCCAGAATGATACACAAGGCGAGCCACGCCCCACAAGGATTCCCAGGCCGCAAAATCCGAGAGGTTCAATTGAGACAGAAAGTGGCCATCTACTGCCGGGTCTCAACGGCCGATCAGTCCTGTGCCCGACAGGAGCAGGACCTCCTGGCCTATGCGGCTCGGGCGGGCTTCGAGGTGGTGGATATCCGCAGGGAGATTTCGTCAGGGACCAAGGACCAACGGCCGGAACGACAGAAAGTCATGGCCCTAGCCCAGGACCGGCGCATCGACGCCGTATTGGTGACCGAATTGACCCGCTGGGGGCGCAGCACCACGGATCTGGTCCAGACCCTCCACGGTCTTCAGGCCTGGAATGTCTCCCTGATCGCGCAGACCGGCCTCCAGTTTGAACTGAGCACGCCCCAAGGCAAGCTGATCGCGTCCATGATGGCCGCGCTGGCCGAGTTCGAACGGGATCTGCTCCGGGAACGGGTGCGGTCCGGCATCGCCGCAGCCAAGGCGCGGGGGAAGACCTTTGGGCGCAGGCCCGGCCATCGCCCCAAGGCCGACCGCCTGGCCCCCAAGGTGCTCCGCCTCGTGGAGGAGGGCTGGTCCTATCGAGACATCGCCAAGGAGCTGAAGCTCAGCAAAAACACGGTGATGAGCATCGTCCACCGGCACAGGAACGCCCAGTGCGATGCAACAACTTGAAATTTTATGATTTGCTTGTCAGACCCCTCATGTCCAGGGGCCTGCTCGAAGCTACTTGATACCTGGTGACATGAATGTTGGGTTTACCCCTGCATGGCCAACTCGGTCAGCAACTGGACGGCCTCCCGGTAGCGGCTCATGGTGAATGGCTGGAAGCCGAATACCGTTTGCAGTTCGACCAGATGCTCGCGCCGGGTCTGTTCCCGCTGCCCGTACTCCTCCCAGCTTTCGATGCCGACCTTGAGCTGGTTAGCAACCAGTCTCAGCAAGGGCGGGAATGGTGGCTCATCGACGCCAAGGATGACACCGGGAAAGCGCAAGTAGCAGAGCTGCACGGCGAAACCCAGGCGGTTTGCCGGACCGCGCCGCTGCCGGATGATAGAGAGGTCACTTTCGCTGAATGTGTAGTGACGGATCAACTCGTCCTTGGTGTCCGGCAACGCCAACAGGCTTTCGCGCTCGGCGGCGGACAGGATCGAACGTCGGGGCATGCGGTTTCCTTCTTCTTGAAGACGTAGGTTTGTGACAAGCCTGCCGAGGCAACAGGCGCGGCACGGAAAATCAAGGTGTTACTCTTCTCGAAAATAGTTCTTGAAATACTATTCTCGTTTTTTATCATTTCAATGAGTTTTGAGAAGGAACGAAGGGGGTCAGGGGATTGTGTTCATCGGCTACGCACGTGTTTCAACACAAGACCAGAACCTTGAGCTTCAGCGCGAGGCCTTGATCAAGACTGGATGCCGGAAGGTTTTTGAAGACAAAGTGAGCGGCAGCCGTGCCGAACGGCCCGGCTTGGCCACAGCGCTGGAAATGTTACGCGAGGGGGATACCCTCGTCGTCTGGAAGTTGGATCGTCTTGGTCGGAGCGTCAAGCAACTGGTTGATTTGGTAGGCGAACTATACAAGCAGGGCGTCCAGTTCAAGAGCCTCACGGACTCCATCGACACGAGCACGCCGTCAGGCCGGTTCTTCTTTCATGTCATGGCCAGCCTCGCCGAAATGGAGCGCGAGCTGATCGTCGAGCGCACACGCGCCGGGCTGGAAGTCGCCCGTCAGCTGGGCCGCAAGGGTGGCCGCAAACCCAAGATGACCGCCAGCAAGATCGAGTCAGCCAAGAAACTCCTAGCCAGTGGCGTCCCGCCCAAGGACGTGGCCAAGAACCTCGGCGTGTCCATTCCGACGCTCTACCGCTGGGTGCCGGCCTCGACGAACGCTTAGCGTGCTTTATTTTCCGTTTTCTGAGACGACCCCAACAAGGAAAGCTGCTGTTCCTGGCCGGTACGGGGCTTTTTCTCGGACTTCGAGCCGTAGATGATCAGGTTCAGAAGCCGAATGCGCTGTTCGAGCTGGGCAATCTGTTGCTGCTGGTCAGCTTGACTGGTGGCCATCTCGGCGAGCAGGCCTTTCAGTGTGGCGGGGTCGTCAGGAAGAGAATTAATGTCCACAGCCCGGACAATATGCCAGTATTATCCAATTTAATCAAGGCAATACTGGTCAAAAGACCGTCGAATACTCCAGGCGGGAATGGCCTTTTACAGCGAGGGGATCAAGACCGTCGAGCAGCCAAGCGAGCTGCCTGGAGTCGATGGTCAGCACCTCGGCCTCGCGGGTCGGCCAGCGGAATACATGACGCTCCAGGCGCTTGTGCCACAGGCAAAAGCCGTTGCGATCCCAGTAGAGCAGTTTGATGATGGTCCTGCTGCGGTTGCAAAATCCGAACAGGTGGCCGGCGAACGGATCGAGCGTAAGCTGCTGTGACACCAGGATGGAGAGGCCATCAATGGACTTGCGCATGTCCGTGGCCCCCAAGGCCAAGTAAACCCGGACGTCGTTTGCCGGCAGCATCATAGTCGTGTCAGCGTGCGGATAAGCTTTTCCAGCACCGGCGCGGCGAAGTCGCCTCTGATCTCGATGTGAAAGGCGTTGCCCACGTGCACCAACATCGGTTCAGGCGTGGTTGCCATGTCCGCCTGGGGCGACGCAGGCAGCGGCACAGGGACGATTGCGAAGCAAGGCGCTGCCTCTTCGTTGGCCAATCTCGCCAAACGATTCCGCCAATAGCCCCATGAACTTTGGGAAAGGCCATGCCGCCGGCAGTAAGCCCCCTGGCTTAGACCACTCCCTCGCCAAGCCTCAAAATGTTCAGCCCAATACGCCGCCTTCTCGGATCTATGCTCCGTTGCGGATGCTACCATGGTCGTCCCTCCTGGGGACACTCCATGTCAGAAAACTCAGGAGGCGTAAGAAGGGGTTCTTTTGACGATTACTGAAGAACTGTTCCCGGACCAGGCCGACCTGCCGTTCCACTTGGCCTTTCTCCCAACCGGCGGCAGGCGTACAGGCCACCGGCTCAAACAGGTAGTGGGAACAGAGCTGTTCAAAGCGCTCGTTGAAGTCTCGATCTTTGCCGATAAGGATCTTCTTCACGGCCGTCTTCATGTTGTCGTAAATGCCGCGCCTCGTTACGCCACCAAAAAACTCGAAAGCCCGCATGTGAGCGTCGAAAACCATCTCTTGGGTTTCTCGAGGGTAGGCGACGACAAAACACATCCGGCTGTAGCAGAGCCGGACATGCGCCACCTTCACCCGCGCCGGCAATCCGCCAAGCAGGACGTCCTCATGGCTCCAATCGAATTGAAACGCTTCTCCAGGCGAGAAAACCAGGGGAACAAAAGCTTGATTCGTCAAGAGTTGCTGTTCACGTCGCCATGCTCTGACGTAGCGTTGAACATTGTCGTAGGAACCAGCGTAACCTTCTTGCTTGATCTCCTCGTAAAGTCGCTTTGCAGAACGACGCTGTCTTTGTGGAAGATTTTTATCCTCCTCGAGGCGTTTTTCCAAAGAAGGAACAAACGCGCCAAGCATGGGCCTTGGCTGGATACGGCGTTCGTAGTGCAGCTTAATAACATCCTCTCGGAGGATCTTCCGAACGGTATTCTTGGATAACCTCAGTTCTCGTGCGATCTGTTTAATGGATTTTCCATCTCGTCGCGCCGCCAGCCGGACCTTTTTGATCGTCTCCACTATCAGCATCTCCTCGTGGTACCCCTTGTGCCTCTGGTGATCCAAGACATCTAAGGGGGCTGCCGAGGGGGTCAATTTTCGACGCTGATTTCGCCCTCAATGGGGTCAATATTCCATGCTGGTAGACAGTCGAGCATAACCGTGGCCGGCCGCTCCTGCTTGTGGTGTCGCAAGAAGCGTTTGACCGCGTCGTAGCTGCCAGCGAAGGGGAACTTCCTGACCAGCGTCTGGTGGATCGTCGTCCAAGCAATGCCTTGTCCCGCCCAGGCCAGGACTTGGTTCGCAAAGGGGAGGACCTGGGATTGTCCGCGTTTTGTTGGGGACGTCTTTCTGGTCAGCCGCTCGATGACCTCGTTGTCGGGCAGCGGCGAATCCTTGTTCAGCCAGCCTTGATCCTGAGCCAACAGACGGAGCTTGCCCGCTTTGGCCCGGCCCATAAGGCCGGCCGTGGCAATCTGGCGGTCGGACTCACCCAGGCGCATCCTGGCGATAACGTGACGAATTTCATGCACTGCGAACCTCCGGTTGGCCATCCTTTCCTCCTCGATGTTGCTCGTGGAGTGGATAGCCCGTCGCGGAAGTCCGAGCGAAGGCTGGAAACGATGGTGGCTCGATTAACCCGCCCCGAGGCTGGCTCCATTAGCCCGCCCATGGGGTGGCCTCATTAACCCGCCCCGGCTTTGGCTCCATATGCGCGCCCGCCGACACCAGAACAAACTGCTCGGCGCGGCGACCATCGATCGGCTCCGCCACGGTGCTTACCGGCTTGTCCTCAACGGGAAGAGCTACCGCTCGCCAAGGCTCGCGGAAAGCGCTTGCGAAAGCGTGGCATAACTATCAAACTACGAGGGAAAGTCCGAGCCGACTGGCAACGAAACGACTGGCTCCATTAGCCCGCCCCATGACAGCCCTGAAACCTGCGTTTTTAGGGACAAGGAAACGCATGCCACGTCGTTTGACCCTGCCCGCTGTCGAGCGTGCAAGCCTTCGGGCGTTTCAGGCTGAGAAAGGGTGACGGTTTGTCTCCATCCGTCTCCTCTTAGACCATGGTTTCTAGCCAGCCCTGGAACATGAGGATGTCCCACAGCAGGTATTGTTGATTTTGTCCTTCTAGATGCCGCTTCCAGTAGTCCCGGACAAGAGTGGGATTGAAATAGCCCTCCTTGGCCAGCCGACCTTCGTCGAGGAGTGATTCCGCCCAGTCCCGTAGCGGGCCCCGCAGCCAAACGTCAATGGGCACGCCAAAGCCCATTTTCGGGCGATCCACGAGTTCCTTGGGCACGTACTTGTACAGAATTTGTCGCAAGATCCATTTGCCCATGCCATCCCGGACCCGCATCCGATCCGGCAGTCCCCAAGTGAATTCAAAGACTCTATGGTCAAGGAGCGGTACCCGGACCTCCAGGGAGACAGCCATGCTGGCCCTGTCCACTTTAGTGAGGATATCGTCCGGAAGATAAGTTAGAGCGTCGAGGAGCTGCATCCGCTCTACATGGTTAGGCACAAGTTGTTCCAGCGAACGGTCGAGTATCACAGTCTTGGGCTCTCGACCGCCAAGTACCAGATCCTCTGGGGTCTGCCAATGGGACATGCAGGATTGATAGAATTCCATGGCCCCACTGCCGGTCTGCTTGAAGAACTCGCGCACGCACTCGTCAAGCGACCATCCCTTCCAGCGTAACGGCACAAACCTCGCAACTCGCTCGCACAGACCAGGAGGCAACCTTCTCAGTGCGGGCTGAACCCATTTGGAGATTGGAGTACCAAGAGGATTACGGTAGTTTTGGAGAAAATGGAAATAACGACTATAGCCAGCGAAGAGTTCGTCTCCACCGTCGCCGGATAGAGCAATAGTGACGTGTTGTCGCGTAATTTTCGACAGGAGATAGGTGGGAAGCTGCGATGAGTCGGCGAACGGCTCGTCATAGAGGCTTGGGAGGAGCGGAATAGTTCCCCAGGCGTCCTTTGGCGTCATGTAGCATTCCGTGTGGACTGTGCCTAGGTGTTCCGCCACAGCCTTGGCGAACGGCGCCTCGTTGTAGTCGCTCTCTTCGAAACCGATGGAAAAGGTGCGCACCGGTTGGACGGATCGGGCCTGCATAAGGGAAACGACCAGGGAAGAATCGATACCCCCAGAAAGAAAGGCCCCTAGGGGAACGTCTGCAGTCATCTGGCCCTGAGCCGAGTCGAGCAGAAGGTGTTCCAGAGCGAGGACCAAGTCATTGTCGGACTCGGTCCGGCGGTGACGCATGCGGTCCAGGGCTACAGTGCGTGCGTCCCAATACGCGGTGATGGCGGGTTCCGCTCCCTCACCCATGGCTAGGAAACAGCCTGGCGGTAACTTGTGTACTCCTTGATAAATGCTTCGTGGTGCTGGAATATAGCAGTAGCGCACATAGGCGGCTAACGCCTCCCGATCAATAGATGGAGTCCAGCCGTCATGCCGGCGCAGGGCCTTAAGTTCCGAACCAAAAAGGAACAATGGTCCGAATCGGCCCCAGTACAGCGGCTTTATGCCTAGGTGATCGCGAGCCAGGAACAAGATTCGCTCTTTCGCATCCCATAAAGCGAAGGCAAACATGCCGTTGACACGCCGTAGGCAGGGCTCGACCCCCCATACGGCGCAGCCTTCAAGCAGGACTTCAGTGTCGGACCGGCCGGTAAAGGAGGCACCGTCCCGGAGCAGTTCACGCCGCAGAGCTTCGGCGTTGTATATCTCGCCGTTGTAAACGAGCACATAGCGTCCGTCCTTAGAAATCATAGGTTGGTGCCCGGTGGGTGTCAGATCCAAAATGGCCAGTCGACGGTGTCCGAGTCCGACCCCAACTTTGGCGTCGCACCAGACGCCGCTGCTGTCGGGTCCTCTGTGGTGCAGAGTGTCTGTCATTTGCCTAGTCGCACGCTCAAGCTCTTCGCCACCGACCGAGCCGTTATGCTGCCAGAAACCAACTATGCCACACATAGGTCCTCCCTTGTGACCAACGAAACCGATAAAAGGCGGCCGAAACTCAGTTCGCGCACCGCCTTAGGATCGTATCAACACATTTCCGACAGAAGATTCGTCCCAAATGTGCTAACCTGTTACAAATCGCCACGAGCCGTTGCTTTCTGTGCGCGAAGCTCAATTTAGGAGCGTAATCCTGAATAGGCTAGGTGCTTCAGAAAGGCCGCTCTTTGTGCAGCCCTGGGTCCGCTCCGAAACAACCCTTCCCAGTTCTTTTCTGATAAAGGGAGAGGAGGTATCAGCCATAAATCTTTGCCAGTGAATAGTCATAGGAGCGTAAAGTCATCTCGGCCATACGGCAACTCGTAAAATCAGAGAGAATCCGTTGCTGACCGGCGGTGCCGAACTGTCGATTCAATTGACGATCTACCAACAACTTGTGCAGGCTCTGCGTAAGGCCGGAGATATCACCTGGACGATGTAGAAATCCGTTCTCGCCTGGTATAACGATTTCGGGAGCGCCTCCGGCATAGGTAGCCACCACAGGGCGCGCGAAAAACAACGATTCCAGAATGACATTCGGCATGCCTTCGTATTCGGAAGGTAGCAACAAGACATCGGAAGCGCAAAGTAGTCTCGGAATATCCTTGCGTCTGCCCAGCAGGTGGAAGCAGTCCGCCAGATTATTTTGCTGTATTGCTTCCTTGATGTCCTCCTCCATTGGCCCGACGCCGGCGTGAATGAGGTGCGCATTTGGGAGGAGCCTACGCAGTTGCAGCAGGATGGAAATCATGTCTAGAGGGCGTTTTTCCGGAGATAAACGGAAGACGCAACAGACCAAAGGTGTGTCCGAAGCGATGCCGAGGGACTGCCGAGTCGCCGATATTTCTTGTCGGTGCGGTTTGTGGAAAGCGGCTTGATACACACCATTGGGAATAATGCTGACACGGTCGCGAGAGATGCCGACCCAGTCAGCGTAATCGTGCCCGCCTAAGGTGGAATTGGCTTCAAACGTTACATTGGGATGCATGGCGAGAACGCGGTAGGTCGCATGCATCCAGGGCGCGTACAGGTAGGGCAAGCGGGTAGGATTCATATTTCGGAAGGAAAGGCGGACCAATGGAACACCGGCCAGGAGTCCGGCCCATCCCCCAGAGCAATTCGTATGATCAAGCCAGCAATGCAAGATGTCAGGCGGCGAAGAAAGCAATTCCCCATAAAGTCTTAGAACGTTAATGCGGATTGCTGGTGGTATGTATTGAAAAATCGAGATATCTCGCTTTGTCCACAACAAATGCAACAAGGCTCTAACAATTGCGTATAATCCTGGTGATTTTACTGGAACGTCTGCTTCCTGAAGGTGTGACAAATAATGCTTGTGCGCTGCGCTTTTCAGCTGTTGGCAATAAACACTTACATTCTGACCTCGTGCTTTCAATTCACAGGCAAGAGCAGTAACCTGCCTTTCCGCTCCACCCGATGCCAAGCTGCCGCAATATAAGCTGTGAGATTTTTTCCTCGTCAATGTAAAGGATTTGGCAGGAGATGGCGCGTTAATAGCTTGACTGTCACCCGTTTCTAAGTAGGGTAAGGTCAAAATTTTCCGACTCAGCACGACGCTTATAAGATAAGCAGCATCCGACGCAACTATTTCAGCAACAAAACTAGGTCTATATTTTTTAAAAAAAATATATAAGTTGGCCGCCCAAGCAACATACTTCTTGAGCAATAATAGAATGCTCTCCAAGCAAGAAAGACTCTTTAATATCATGTCGTCATAAAAAAATTTCATCGATACACATAATTTTGTAATGGGTTAATTTCACTCGCTACGGCATTCGGTGGCTTTGGTGAAGGCTGTCATGGCTGGAATATATTACTGGGAGCACATAATATTTAACACTTTGTACACAGTTCGCCAGGAATCAAGGCGGGACACCATTGTTCAGCGGTGGAGTGCTAAGCATTTCATCCCCTGAGTAATAAATCCTTTGAGTTCTCTTGTCACCGTCTTTTGGGGCTGTTTCGAGCATAAAACCGGCAATGTTTCGTGATTTCCCCGAGGACTGCGATTTTAGAAGCCAAGGGGAGACACCTCTCCTCAGCAAACAGCCTTTAGAGGGTCACGTCCGTCAACGTGGTGTAAATTCCGGTGTGCTTGAGGTGGCAATCGGTTAGGCTGCCCTGGGCGGGATTTAGGCTGGCTGCGCCTCGTTGGGTCGGGTGTTGAGTTCGGCCATGGCCTCGACCTGCATGTAGCGGCTTTGCAACTGCCACTCGTCGTTTTGCTCCAGCAAGATGGCCCCGATGAGCCGGATGATGGACTGCTCGTTGGGGAAGATGCCGACCACGTCCGCTCGCCGCTTCACCTCTTTGTTCAACCTTTCCAGCGGATTGGTACTGTGCAGCTTAACCCGGTGCTGTGCCGGGAAGGTCATGTAGGCCAGCACGTCGTGCTCGGTTTCGTCCATGAAACTGGGTAAGCGCAAATTCCGCCCCTTCTACCGAGCTCCCATTGTATCTGGCATTCTTGCCCCAAGCAAGGAGGGGCGAGGATGGCGGAGAGCAACAGGTGTCATGGGGCGGGCTAATGGAGCCAGTCGTTTCGTTGCCAGTCGGCTCGGACTTTCCCTCGTTGTTTGATAGTTATGCCACGCTTTCGCAAGCGCTTTCCGCGAGCCTTGGCG from Solidesulfovibrio carbinolicus includes the following:
- a CDS encoding recombinase family protein: MRQKVAIYCRVSTADQSCARQEQDLLAYAARAGFEVVDIRREISSGTKDQRPERQKVMALAQDRRIDAVLVTELTRWGRSTTDLVQTLHGLQAWNVSLIAQTGLQFELSTPQGKLIASMMAALAEFERDLLRERVRSGIAAAKARGKTFGRRPGHRPKADRLAPKVLRLVEEGWSYRDIAKELKLSKNTVMSIVHRHRNAQCDATT
- a CDS encoding glycosyltransferase gives rise to the protein MESILLLLKKYVAWAANLYIFFKKYRPSFVAEIVASDAAYLISVVLSRKILTLPYLETGDSQAINAPSPAKSFTLTRKKSHSLYCGSLASGGAERQVTALACELKARGQNVSVYCQQLKSAAHKHYLSHLQEADVPVKSPGLYAIVRALLHLLWTKRDISIFQYIPPAIRINVLRLYGELLSSPPDILHCWLDHTNCSGGWAGLLAGVPLVRLSFRNMNPTRLPYLYAPWMHATYRVLAMHPNVTFEANSTLGGHDYADWVGISRDRVSIIPNGVYQAAFHKPHRQEISATRQSLGIASDTPLVCCVFRLSPEKRPLDMISILLQLRRLLPNAHLIHAGVGPMEEDIKEAIQQNNLADCFHLLGRRKDIPRLLCASDVLLLPSEYEGMPNVILESLFFARPVVATYAGGAPEIVIPGENGFLHRPGDISGLTQSLHKLLVDRQLNRQFGTAGQQRILSDFTSCRMAEMTLRSYDYSLAKIYG
- the tnpA gene encoding IS66 family insertion sequence element accessory protein TnpA, producing the protein MVASATEHRSEKAAYWAEHFEAWRGSGLSQGAYCRRHGLSQSSWGYWRNRLARLANEEAAPCFAIVPVPLPASPQADMATTPEPMLVHVGNAFHIEIRGDFAAPVLEKLIRTLTRL
- a CDS encoding recombinase family protein produces the protein MFIGYARVSTQDQNLELQREALIKTGCRKVFEDKVSGSRAERPGLATALEMLREGDTLVVWKLDRLGRSVKQLVDLVGELYKQGVQFKSLTDSIDTSTPSGRFFFHVMASLAEMERELIVERTRAGLEVARQLGRKGGRKPKMTASKIESAKKLLASGVPPKDVAKNLGVSIPTLYRWVPASTNA
- a CDS encoding Tn3 family transposase, translated to MKRCWSRDELELHWGLLPPESGLLRNKSGATRLGFSLLLKFFQLEGRFPTAAHEMPDQAVAFLAEQTQVPAADWRQYPWDGPTIRRHRAEIRSWAGFREATVEDARALEAWLLAEVLPAEQRYDRLKEAALDRCRTLRIEPPAPERLKRHIRAAAHAHEVRFSQSIHHQLPPPVLARLAGLLTPLPSAAEASEWTAWQTLKADPGKPSVASVKEAAARLLLVREVGLPAGLFAGVQPKALDRYVKRASVEEPHELRRHSGPLQATLMAAFLHRRAEELTDHLVDLLVELIHKMSKRAEHKVEEGLASQFQKVPGKLGLLARMADASLNAPEGVVNQVIFPVASQQLLKALLQEIQASGPGYKETVRTVLKRSYRSHYRRILPELLDVLEFRCGNARHQPVMEALAVLKAHLWCKGSSYPKGTTVVTEGVVRPAWMPLVLDDDGTPPRINRIAYEICVLKALREQLRCREIWVVGSRRYRNPEEDLPQDFEARREAYYSDLGLLLDPKAFTAALREEMDHSLAALNEGMPANPRVKILQKKGGWIAVSPFEPQAEPENLGALKAEVARRWPMTSLLDVLKETDHQVGFAQCLRSGTEREHLDRRVLRRRLLLCLYGLGTNTGLKPMATGHADDSAKDLLYVRRRFLSLEGLRQAIARVVNATLEVRLSQIWGEATTACASDSKQLGAWDQNLLTEWHVRYGGRGVMVYWHVEKRATCIYSQFKRVSSSEAAAMIEGVLRHCTEMEVERQFVDSHGQSEVAFAFCRLLGFELMPRLKGIHRQRLYRPEPGKVYQNLAPVMAARSINWELIEQQLDAMVKHTIALKLGTADAESILRRFTRTNIQHPAYKALTELGKAIKTIFLCRYLGSEALRREIHEGLNVVENWNSANNFIFYGKGGELTTNRREDQEMGLLCLHLLQSSLVFVNTLMIQRILTDPAWTTPMETRDLAALTPLVYHHINPYGLFELDLDARIPLGDMTAEPVPAT
- the tnpB gene encoding IS66 family insertion sequence element accessory protein TnpB (TnpB, as the term is used for proteins encoded by IS66 family insertion elements, is considered an accessory protein, since TnpC, encoded by a neighboring gene, is a DDE family transposase.), which codes for MMLPANDVRVYLALGATDMRKSIDGLSILVSQQLTLDPFAGHLFGFCNRSRTIIKLLYWDRNGFCLWHKRLERHVFRWPTREAEVLTIDSRQLAWLLDGLDPLAVKGHSRLEYSTVF
- the asnB gene encoding asparagine synthase (glutamine-hydrolyzing) — protein: MCGIVGFWQHNGSVGGEELERATRQMTDTLHHRGPDSSGVWCDAKVGVGLGHRRLAILDLTPTGHQPMISKDGRYVLVYNGEIYNAEALRRELLRDGASFTGRSDTEVLLEGCAVWGVEPCLRRVNGMFAFALWDAKERILFLARDHLGIKPLYWGRFGPLFLFGSELKALRRHDGWTPSIDREALAAYVRYCYIPAPRSIYQGVHKLPPGCFLAMGEGAEPAITAYWDARTVALDRMRHRRTESDNDLVLALEHLLLDSAQGQMTADVPLGAFLSGGIDSSLVVSLMQARSVQPVRTFSIGFEESDYNEAPFAKAVAEHLGTVHTECYMTPKDAWGTIPLLPSLYDEPFADSSQLPTYLLSKITRQHVTIALSGDGGDELFAGYSRYFHFLQNYRNPLGTPISKWVQPALRRLPPGLCERVARFVPLRWKGWSLDECVREFFKQTGSGAMEFYQSCMSHWQTPEDLVLGGREPKTVILDRSLEQLVPNHVERMQLLDALTYLPDDILTKVDRASMAVSLEVRVPLLDHRVFEFTWGLPDRMRVRDGMGKWILRQILYKYVPKELVDRPKMGFGVPIDVWLRGPLRDWAESLLDEGRLAKEGYFNPTLVRDYWKRHLEGQNQQYLLWDILMFQGWLETMV